One genomic segment of Streptomyces niveus includes these proteins:
- a CDS encoding ATP-dependent RecD-like DNA helicase: MSNPAVLEGVLERITYSNEENGYTVARVDTGRGADLLTVVGSLLGAQPGESLRMEGRWASHPQYGKQFTVENYTTVLPATIQGIRRYLGSGLIKGIGPRIAERIVEHFGVDTLEIIEKEPKRLVEVPGLGPKRTKMIGAAWEEQKAIKEVMIFLQGVGVSTSIAVRIYKKYGDASISVVKNEPYRLAADVWGIGFLTADRIAQAVGIPHDSPDRAKAGLQYALSQSTDQGHCFLPEEQLISDAVKLLQVDTGLVIDCLAELAAEEEGVVREKVPGPDGGEPVTAVYLVPFHRAELSLSAQLLRLLRAAEDRMPAFQDVVWEKALPWLASRTGAELAPEQEAAVRLALTRKVAVLTGGPGCGKSFTVRSIVELARAKKAKVVLAAPTGRAAKRLAELTGAEASTVHRLLELKPGGDAAYDRDRPLDADLVVVDEASMLDLLLANKLVKAVAPGAHLLLVGDVDQLPSVGAGEVLRDLLADGGPVPQVRLTRIFRQAQQSGVVTNAHRINSGVQPITQGLSDFFLFVEDETEEAGKLTVDVAARRIPATFGLDPRRDIQVLAPMHRGPAGAGTLNGLLQQAITPARPELPEKRLGGRVFRVGDKVTQIRNNYDKGQNGVFNGTVGVVTSLNLDDQCLTVRTDEDEEVPYDFDELDELTHAYAVTIHRSQGSEYPAVVIPVTTGAWMMLQRNLLYTAVTRAKKLVVLVGSRKAIGQAVRTVSAGRRCTALDHRLSGGLRSGNL, translated from the coding sequence ATGTCCAATCCCGCCGTGCTCGAAGGCGTCCTTGAGCGGATCACGTACAGCAACGAGGAGAACGGCTACACGGTCGCCCGCGTCGACACCGGTCGTGGCGCCGATCTGCTCACCGTGGTCGGCTCGCTCCTCGGCGCGCAGCCGGGGGAGTCGCTGCGGATGGAGGGCCGTTGGGCCTCGCACCCGCAGTACGGCAAGCAGTTCACGGTGGAGAATTACACGACGGTCCTGCCCGCGACCATCCAGGGCATCCGCCGCTATCTCGGCTCCGGACTGATCAAGGGCATCGGGCCGCGCATCGCCGAGCGCATCGTCGAGCATTTCGGCGTCGACACACTGGAGATCATTGAGAAGGAGCCGAAGCGGCTCGTCGAGGTCCCCGGCCTCGGCCCCAAGCGGACGAAGATGATCGGCGCCGCCTGGGAGGAACAGAAGGCCATCAAGGAAGTCATGATCTTCCTTCAGGGCGTCGGTGTCTCCACCTCGATCGCCGTCCGCATCTACAAGAAGTACGGCGACGCCTCGATCTCCGTCGTGAAGAACGAGCCCTACCGGCTGGCGGCCGACGTCTGGGGCATCGGCTTCCTCACCGCCGACCGCATCGCCCAGGCGGTCGGTATCCCGCACGACAGTCCGGACCGCGCCAAGGCTGGGCTGCAGTACGCGCTCTCCCAGTCGACCGACCAGGGCCACTGCTTCCTGCCCGAGGAGCAGCTCATCTCGGACGCGGTGAAGCTCCTCCAGGTCGACACCGGTCTGGTCATCGACTGCCTAGCCGAGCTCGCCGCCGAGGAGGAGGGAGTGGTCAGGGAGAAGGTGCCGGGTCCTGACGGCGGCGAGCCGGTCACCGCCGTCTACCTGGTGCCCTTCCACCGCGCCGAACTGTCCCTCTCCGCCCAGCTGCTGCGGCTGCTGCGCGCCGCGGAGGACCGGATGCCCGCCTTCCAGGACGTGGTCTGGGAGAAGGCCCTGCCCTGGCTCGCGAGCCGCACAGGAGCCGAACTGGCCCCCGAGCAGGAAGCCGCGGTGCGGCTCGCCCTCACCCGTAAGGTCGCAGTCCTGACCGGCGGGCCGGGCTGCGGCAAGTCCTTCACCGTCCGCTCGATCGTGGAGCTGGCCAGGGCCAAGAAGGCCAAGGTGGTCCTCGCGGCGCCCACCGGCCGCGCGGCCAAGCGCCTCGCCGAACTCACCGGCGCCGAGGCGTCCACGGTCCACCGGCTGCTGGAACTCAAACCCGGCGGGGACGCCGCGTACGACAGGGACCGGCCGCTCGACGCCGATCTGGTGGTGGTCGACGAGGCGTCCATGCTGGATCTGCTGCTCGCCAACAAGCTCGTCAAGGCCGTGGCACCCGGTGCACACCTGCTGCTCGTCGGCGATGTCGACCAGCTGCCGTCGGTCGGGGCCGGCGAGGTGCTGCGGGATCTGCTGGCCGACGGTGGACCCGTGCCGCAGGTGCGTCTGACCCGGATCTTCCGGCAGGCCCAGCAGTCGGGGGTGGTCACCAACGCCCACCGCATCAACTCCGGTGTCCAGCCCATCACCCAGGGCCTCAGCGACTTCTTTCTCTTCGTGGAGGACGAGACGGAGGAGGCCGGGAAACTCACGGTGGATGTCGCGGCCCGCCGAATCCCCGCCACCTTCGGGCTCGACCCGCGGCGCGACATCCAGGTACTGGCCCCGATGCACCGCGGCCCCGCCGGCGCGGGCACCCTCAACGGGCTTCTCCAGCAGGCCATCACCCCCGCCCGGCCCGAGCTGCCCGAGAAGCGGCTCGGCGGTCGCGTCTTCCGCGTCGGCGACAAGGTCACCCAGATCCGCAACAACTACGACAAGGGGCAGAACGGGGTCTTCAACGGCACCGTCGGGGTCGTGACCTCGCTGAACCTGGACGACCAGTGCCTGACGGTACGGACGGACGAGGACGAGGAAGTGCCTTACGACTTCGACGAGCTGGACGAGCTGACGCACGCCTACGCGGTGACGATCCACCGCTCGCAGGGCAGCGAGTACCCGGCCGTGGTCATCCCGGTCACCACCGGCGCCTGGATGATGCTCCAGCGGAACCTGCTGTACACGGCGGTCACCCGTGCCAAGAAGCTCGTCGTCCTGGTCGGCTCCCGGAAGGCGATAGGGCAGGCGGTTCGTACGGTCTCCGCGGGCCGGCGCTGCACCGCGCTCGACCACCGGCTGTCCGGCGGCCTCCGGTCCGGGAATCTCTGA